Proteins found in one Salvia splendens isolate huo1 chromosome 10, SspV2, whole genome shotgun sequence genomic segment:
- the LOC121750890 gene encoding probable pectinesterase/pectinesterase inhibitor 51, which yields MAADDETHRKSKFTAILVVVLICCSLIIFTVIYNIYTPSHHRKFPVYSNAAVIHGACKAARNHSACEASLKSEWREAGPAPATALQAINASLQVSTRHLREAIATVEKILDGSADNVNRSDTSKLCLEVLRHSDRRAAMSVEALPRGAGGVRDARAWMSASLAYQYGCMSGLKNVNDTPLVAEAVTFFNTTLIGSTTDVLAMMASYDYFGEETNKWGPPKTERDGFWPSAASSEEEVGGGVPSGMAVNVTVCGGCDYETVQGAVDAAPENSSGRFVIWIKAGVYKETVRVGFEKKNVVFLGDGMGKTVITGALNVGMPRVSTYNSATVGVLGDGFMASNLTIENTAGVDAHQAVAFRSDSDLSVLENCELLGNQDTLYAHSLRQYYKSCRIQGNIDFIFGQSAAVFQDCLILIVPHQNEPEKGDNNAVTAHGRIDPAQSTGFVFRGCVVNGTEEYMALYAANPSVHKTYLGRPWKDYSRTVFLGCTLETLLSVDGWMPWSGDFALKTLYYGEFENKGPGSDTSKRVNWSSVVPAEHVDSYSVQNFIQGDQWIPS from the exons ATGGCTGCAGACGACGAGACTCACCGGAAATCAAAATTCACCGCCATTTTGGTGGTGGTTCTGATCTGCTGCTCTCTCATCATATTCACCGTCATCTACAACATCTACACCCCCTCCCACCACCGCAAGTTCCCCGTCTACTCCAACGCCGCCGTCATCCACGGCGCCTGCAAGGCGGCGCGCAACCACTCGGCCTGCGAGGCCTCCCTCAAGTCCGAGTGGCGCGAGGCCGGGCCGGCCCCCGCCACCGCCCTGCAGGCGATCAACGCCTCGCTGCAGGTGTCCACGCGGCACCTGCGCGAGGCCATCGCCACGGTGGAAAAGATCCTCGACGGGTCGGCGGACAACGTGAACCGCTCCGACACGTCGAAGCTCTGCCTCGAGGTGCTCCGCCACTCGGACCGACGCGCGGCCATGTCCGTGGAGGCGCTGCCGCGCGGCGCGGGCGGGGTCAGGGACGCGCGCGCGTGGATGAGCGCGTCGCTGGCGTACCAGTACGGGTGCATGTCGGGGCTGAAGAACGTGAACGACACGCCCCTGGTGGCGGAGGCCGTCACGTTCTTCAACACCACCCTCATAGGGTCGACCACAGACGTGCTGGCGATGATGGCGAGCTACGATTACTTCGGGGAGGAGACGAACAAGTGGGGCCCGCCGAAGACGGAGCGGGACGGCTTCTGGCCGTCCGCGGCTTCCTCGGAGGAGGAGGTCGGAGGCGGGGTGCCGTCGGGGATGGCGGTGAATGTGACGGTGTGCGGAGGGTGTGATTACGAGACGGTGCAGGGGGCGGTGGACGCGGCGCCGGAGAATTCGAGCGGCCGGTTTGTGATATGGATCAAGGCCGGGGTGTACAAAGAGACGGTTCGGGTGGGGTTCGAGAAGAAAAATGTGGTGTTTTTGGGGGATGGGATGGGCAAAACGGTCATTACGGGGGCACTCAACGTGGGGATGCCCAGAGTATCCACCTATAATTCAGCAACCGTTG GTGTTCTGGGAGACGGATTCATGGCAAGCAACCTAACAATCGAGAACACAGCCGGCGTAGACGCACACCAAGCCGTGGCATTCCGATCCGACAGCGACCTCTCCGTCTTAGAAAACTGCGAACTCCTCGGCAACCAAGACACCCTCTACGCCCACAGCCTCCGCCAGTACTACAAATCCTGCCGCATCCAAGGCAACATCGACTTCATCTTCGGGCAGTCGGCCGCCGTCTTCCAAGACTGCCTCATCCTCATCGTCCCGCACCAGAACGAGCCCGAGAAGGGCGACAACAACGCCGTGACAGCCCACGGCAGGATCGACCCGGCCCAGTCCACGGGGTTCGTGTTCCGAGGCTGCGTGGTCAACGGCACGGAGGAGTACATGGCGCTGTACGCGGCGAACCCGTCCGTGCACAAGACCTACCTCGGGAGGCCGTGGAAGGACTACTCGAGGACGGTGTTTCTTGGCTGCACGCTGGAGACATTGTTGTCGGTGGATGGGTGGATGCCTTGGAGTGGTGATTTTGCGTTGAAGACCCTCTATTATGGGGAATTTGAAAACAAGGGACCCGGGTCCGATACGTCGAAGCGGGTCAACTGGAGTAGCGTCGTGCCGGCTGAGCATGTGGATTCATACTCGGTTCAGAACTTCATCCAGGGTGATCAGTGGATTCCTTCATGA